The genomic region ccctcaccaattcgttgatgtatatgttgaagagggtggggcttaagctgcatccctgtctcaccctccggGCCTGTGgaaagagatgtgtgtgtgttttgccaattttaaccacacacttgttttcccagaagtggttagtctatggattcttAAATTactttgagctgatttctgacgtgctgttcctttttccatagtgtatttctcTCTCCTCGCATATGTTTCCACTTCTTTTGCTTATTTACTTTTCTGTCATttgcttctctctcctcctttcgcCAGGTTATGACTGCCCGGTGGTGGAGGGTATCTATGACTATGCTGCAGCGGTCGGTGGTGCCACCCTGACTGCTGCCCAGTGCCTGCTGGATAAGAGGGGTGAGGTGGCGATCAACTGGGCAGGAGGCTGGCACCACGCCAAGAAGTAAGGTTAAACTGTGTGAGGTGACCGGACAAGGACCAGGGTGACATGTTGATGAATGTGTTACCAAAGTGTTCCTAACAGGAGGACACACTGAATTATGTTAGACATATATGATCGTCAACACAGAAGGCCTCTAAGTCATTGAAAAGACAGCAATGCTTTAAGTATtttcttcgtctctctctctctcctccattctctctctctttccccgctCTCTCTCGCAGGGATGAGGCATCAGGCTTCTGTTATGTGAATGATGCTGTGCTGGGTATTCTCAAGCTGAGAGAGAAATATGAGAGAGTTCTTTATGTGGATGTGGACCTTCATCATGGAGATGGTACACACACCCCTTTATCCTTTACCTGAATTCTCACATCTAAATGTGCATTGATATTGTGTAAATATTATCTCCATATGAGTACTGTATGTGGATacaaatgttttgctacggttaATTGTTTTGGTCTGTCAAGGAACAAAATCATTGTTTTTAGAGAACAATGTTATGTTTCTCAGGTGTGGAAGATGCCTTCAGTTTTACCTCCAAAGTGATGACTGTGTCTCTGCACAAGTTCTCCCCCGGATTCTTCCCAGGTCAGTGGCTACACCTAATACAGTACTAACGACCTTTCTACTACAGTTGGAAATCTTCTGTGTGCGGGCCTCTCATTACTTTATTTCAGTATTATTGTTTAGCCTAGCACTGGTATTCTCAAGTTTAGGATGTGCATATCACCCTCCATTTCATCATAAGCTTCCTTTACCTGCGGTCCTTCCTCCTTGGGGGACCGCTTGCATTAAAACTTAAAACTGTACAACTAAAATAGGTGTGAAATCCGCTAACAATCTGAGAAATCAACCAACTAGTTTGAGAAACATTGATACATTATACTCCCACTCTCTATCCGTCATAGTAACACATAGTAACACCTACCATCCTGTTTTAGGTACAGGGGACCTGTGTGACACAGGGATGGGCAAAGGAAGATGGTACGCTGTCAACGTCCCTCTGGATGACGGCATCAAAGACGACAGATATTTCCACGTCTTCACCAGGTTATTAAAGCTAGTTACTTTTTTATTTCCGCTGGTTATGACATAAGATACATGTCATCTTTTAATGGTTAACACTATCAGCAACATCAGAGACATGCTGCATGTCCTCTGCTTTCTCAGATTTACAGACCTAATAAGCTAGAATTGCGTGTTAGTAGTTTTGTTGATACTCTGCAACTGTTTTTCTTGTTGCAGAACCGTGATATCGTCTTTGTATATCTTATATGCTATGGAAACAACCATTTTCAAAGTCAAATGAAAACATTGTGTTCAGTACATAGTCTTAACTGTAACCGTCTTATATTATAATTGTTGTGTTAATATTTAACCTCTGTTTTGATGATTGTTGTACCCATCAGTGTGATGCAGGAAGTGCAGGCGTTGTTTAACCCGGAAGCAGTAGTGATGCAGCTGGGAGCTGACACCATGGCCGGGGACCCCATGTGCTCCTTCAACATGACCCCTGTAGGGGTGGCCCAGTGTCTTTGCCACGTACTAGACTGGCACCTACCCACACTGCTGTTGGGAGGAGGTGggtctgacaacacacacacaccagggtttctgTTAGCTGGTAATTGTCGGCTTTGGgctgaaaaaatacattttaaagctGATAAATAAAATGGTAGCCGGCCAAATTGTCTGGGGCTGCATATCATACATGCCAAAATCATGCTTAAGCACCTTTCTCTCACTCCGTGCCCGCTACCTAACGTCCATGCACCTGCTAGtgaggagagtgagagatagagagaggggcctTGGGCTACTGTTGATTGCGAGGATGGAAGCCTTTTTCATTAAAGTAAAACAAAAGTTAGAGTAGTCCCCTACAACGGGACAAGTTTTAATATTGAATTGGACAAAGATGACGAGAATGTTTGCGCTGCCAACAGCAGGCTACTGGGCAACTCGCTATTCAGGTAGGATGCCTTTTCCCCCccgttattattattttataccaTTGTTATTGTAGGCCTATTCATTCATTTAATCCAGGTTTTTAAATGTACCAAACGTATTTTGTTTAGACTTCTTCTTTGGCTGAATTAAGTTCGATCTGTCTTTTTAATTGTGCTCCCTGGGTTAgaagtaggcctgttgtaaaataAATATTATTACCATATTGCTGCTGTTTGTTGGGTAAGGTAGGCACTAGCCTTTCTTGGTAATTGCTGCAATATAGCCTGTTAAAAACTTTTGTGAAGGTTTAAGCCAGTTAGCATGTGTTTTGTTTTATTCTGTTGAGACGTTTTCTTTGGCCAAATTAAGTTCCAACTGTAATATTGTGATTGCCGCAATATAATATCCTGCTCATATTTCCCCAATGAACAATTGCTTGACTTTTGATATTAACTTAATACAGTTTAAACT from Oncorhynchus kisutch isolate 150728-3 linkage group LG9, Okis_V2, whole genome shotgun sequence harbors:
- the hdac8 gene encoding histone deacetylase 8 isoform X1; this translates as MSCKGDSNDSPSKRKVVYVYSPQYTETCDSLSKVPNRASMVHSLIEAYGLLQHMSVVKPRVATIEEMAKFHTDAYLEHLHKISQDGDNDDPQSGDFGLGYDCPVVEGIYDYAAAVGGATLTAAQCLLDKRGEVAINWAGGWHHAKKDEASGFCYVNDAVLGILKLREKYERVLYVDVDLHHGDGVEDAFSFTSKVMTVSLHKFSPGFFPGTGDLCDTGMGKGRWYAVNVPLDDGIKDDRYFHVFTSVMQEVQALFNPEAVVMQLGADTMAGDPMCSFNMTPVGVAQCLCHVLDWHLPTLLLGGGGYNLANTARCWTYLTGAVLRQTLASEIPDHEFFTEYGPDYSLEISPSCRPDRNETKQLDKVISTIKGNLKNVV
- the hdac8 gene encoding histone deacetylase 8 isoform X2, whose protein sequence is MSCKGDSNDSPSKRKVVYVYSPQYTETCDSLSKVPNRASMVHSLIEAYGLLQHMSVVKPRVATIEEMAKFHTDAYLEHLHKISQDGDNDDPQSGDFGLGYDCPVVEGIYDYAAAVGGATLTAAQCLLDKRGEVAINWAGGWHHAKKDEASGFCYVNDAVLGILKLREKYERVLYVDVDLHHGDGVEDAFSFTSKVMTVSLHKFSPGFFPGTGDLCDTGMGKGRWYAVNVPLDDGIKDDRYFHVFTSVMQEVQALFNPEAVVMQLGADTMAGDPMCSFNMTPVGVAQCLCHVLDWHLPTLLLGGGGYNLANTARCWTYLTGAVLRQTLASEIPDHEFFTEYGPDYSLEISPSCRPDRNETKQLDKVISTIKGIPR